A genomic stretch from Candidatus Thiothrix anitrata includes:
- a CDS encoding ABC transporter permease: MPFEWILAIRFMGQARMQTLLIMAGVALGVSVIVFISALISGLQTNLFKRTLDFQAQIIILPPKEVSRPLHQAGSGVMLATLVQPRAQRLQSVDQWQTVLAQVAKMDGVSVVAPVVSGAGFIVRGEANKTVGLTGIEPETYLQLIALNSKIIAGTANITGTDMLVGLDLAKDLGVWTGDKLNLQTASGGTATLSIRGIFDFGNSGLNSRSVYIALRTAQSLLDLAGGVTSVEVNLEEPFAAETVAQTIQAQTGLKVDSWIATNAQFFSALEAQSMSNTVIRFFVGLTAALGIASVLVVSVVQKSKAIGILRATGTSRQQILRLFLLQGALTGLIGSLLGAFVGWLFLIAWRNIAINADGTQLFPITFDPMLFVYAAVGATLVGILAALFPALQAARLDPAVAIRG, translated from the coding sequence ATGCCATTTGAATGGATTTTAGCGATTCGCTTCATGGGCCAAGCACGGATGCAAACCTTGCTGATCATGGCAGGTGTCGCACTCGGCGTGTCAGTGATTGTGTTTATTTCTGCCCTGATCAGCGGGCTGCAAACCAATTTGTTCAAACGCACCTTGGATTTTCAGGCGCAAATCATCATTTTGCCGCCCAAGGAAGTGTCGCGCCCACTGCATCAAGCGGGGAGCGGGGTGATGCTTGCCACGCTGGTGCAACCACGGGCGCAACGCCTGCAATCGGTTGACCAATGGCAAACCGTACTCGCGCAAGTAGCCAAAATGGACGGGGTTAGCGTGGTTGCGCCCGTGGTATCGGGTGCGGGTTTTATCGTGCGCGGCGAGGCTAACAAAACCGTTGGCTTGACCGGTATTGAGCCAGAAACCTACCTGCAACTCATCGCCCTCAACAGCAAAATCATCGCGGGCACAGCCAATATCACCGGCACGGATATGCTGGTCGGCTTGGATTTGGCGAAAGATTTGGGCGTGTGGACAGGCGATAAACTTAATTTGCAAACCGCATCCGGCGGCACGGCAACCTTGAGCATTCGTGGCATTTTCGATTTCGGTAATAGTGGGCTGAATTCGCGCTCCGTGTACATCGCGCTGCGTACCGCGCAAAGCCTGCTCGATTTGGCGGGCGGTGTCACCAGCGTCGAAGTGAATCTGGAAGAGCCGTTTGCTGCCGAAACCGTGGCGCAAACCATTCAGGCGCAAACCGGCTTGAAGGTCGACAGTTGGATTGCCACCAATGCGCAATTCTTTAGCGCGTTGGAAGCACAATCCATGTCCAACACCGTGATTCGCTTTTTCGTCGGGCTGACTGCCGCGTTGGGGATTGCCAGCGTGTTGGTGGTGTCGGTGGTGCAAAAATCCAAAGCGATTGGCATCTTGCGGGCAACGGGCACATCGCGCCAACAAATCCTACGGCTGTTTTTGCTGCAAGGGGCGTTGACGGGTTTGATCGGTTCGCTGTTGGGTGCGTTCGTCGGTTGGTTGTTTTTAATCGCGTGGCGCAATATCGCCATTAACGCGGATGGCACGCAGCTTTTTCCGATTACGTTTGACCCGATGCTGTTTGTGTACGCAGCCGTAGGCGCAACACTGGTGGGGATACTCGCCGCCTTGTTCCCTGCCCTGCAAGCGGCGCGGCTTGACCCGGCGGTGGCGATTCGTGGCTGA
- a CDS encoding ABC transporter ATP-binding protein: MADFNAITLQLKGIHKAYNVGLPAETEVLHGLDLTIERGEFVALIGPSGSGKSTLLNLIGLLDKPTAGELLITGQPTTQLQDRELTLLRAKAIGFVFQFHNLLPEFTALENVMLPLLAARGRPDEAMRLRAAELIEQVGLTDVGKHMSNDLSGGQQQRVAIARALVMQPALVLADEPTGNLDTKAADNVFDLLRRVNEASDTSFLIVTHDPRLAQRCDRIIELVDGRIDSDKANVRAC, encoded by the coding sequence GTGGCTGACTTTAACGCCATTACCCTGCAACTCAAAGGCATCCACAAAGCCTACAATGTTGGCTTGCCTGCTGAAACCGAAGTGCTGCACGGGCTGGATTTAACCATTGAACGTGGCGAATTTGTGGCGCTGATTGGCCCGTCGGGATCGGGCAAAAGTACCTTGCTGAACCTAATTGGCTTGCTCGACAAACCCACAGCAGGTGAATTGTTGATTACGGGGCAACCGACGACGCAATTGCAGGATCGGGAGCTGACCTTGTTACGCGCCAAGGCGATTGGCTTTGTGTTCCAGTTCCACAATCTGTTGCCCGAATTTACCGCATTGGAAAACGTGATGTTGCCGTTGCTGGCGGCACGGGGCCGACCCGATGAGGCGATGCGTTTACGCGCTGCCGAATTGATTGAGCAAGTGGGGCTGACCGACGTGGGCAAACACATGAGCAATGATTTATCCGGTGGTCAGCAGCAGCGCGTTGCCATTGCCCGTGCGCTGGTAATGCAACCTGCGCTGGTGCTGGCGGATGAACCGACCGGCAACCTCGACACCAAAGCTGCCGACAATGTATTTGATTTGCTGCGCCGCGTGAATGAAGCCAGCGATACCAGCTTTTTAATCGTCACCCACGACCCGCGCTTGGCGCAACGTTGCGACCGCATTATTGAACTGGTGGACGGGCGCATTGATTCGGATAAAGCCAATGTTCGCGCATGTTAG